Proteins encoded within one genomic window of Amorphoplanes friuliensis DSM 7358:
- a CDS encoding ABC transporter ATP-binding protein, translated as MTGALVEVRAVSHTRGSGASATQVLQDVDLSLPPATLAVLAGRSGSGKSTLCHLVAGVMAPGAGQVLVDGRAAYPAADWATVSLLPQRLALEPELTVAENVLLPAGVRGRSPAADLLERLGLAAIAGRPARDTSLGEQQRAALARALVLNPAVAVLDEPTAHQDDDHVRLILEVLAASVTAGTLALVATHDQRVIDVAGVVVRLRSGRVLPAA; from the coding sequence GTGACCGGGGCACTGGTCGAGGTCCGCGCGGTCAGCCACACCCGTGGCTCCGGCGCCTCCGCGACGCAGGTGCTGCAGGACGTCGACCTGTCACTGCCCCCGGCGACGCTGGCGGTCCTGGCCGGGCGTTCCGGCTCGGGCAAGTCGACCCTGTGCCACCTGGTCGCCGGGGTCATGGCGCCGGGCGCCGGGCAGGTGCTCGTCGACGGGCGGGCGGCGTACCCGGCGGCGGACTGGGCCACGGTGTCCCTGCTGCCGCAACGGCTGGCCCTGGAACCGGAACTCACCGTGGCCGAGAACGTCCTGCTCCCGGCGGGCGTACGCGGTCGCAGCCCGGCCGCGGATCTGCTCGAGCGGCTGGGACTCGCCGCGATCGCGGGCCGCCCGGCGCGGGACACCTCACTCGGCGAACAGCAACGGGCCGCGCTGGCCCGCGCGCTGGTGCTGAACCCCGCGGTGGCGGTGCTGGACGAGCCGACCGCACACCAGGACGACGACCACGTCCGCCTGATCCTCGAGGTGCTCGCGGCCTCGGTGACCGCGGGGACACTCGCCCTCGTGGCGACACACGACCAGCGGGTCATCGACGTGGCCGGGGTGGTCGTCCGCCTGCGCTCCGGGCGTGTCCTGCCGGCGGCCTGA
- a CDS encoding ABC transporter ATP-binding protein — protein sequence MTTDREQVLEGRELLQLYAAPTGPTQALRGVDVTVTGGRISAITGPSGSGKSTLLAVLALRERPAGGELRHRGRLVSSLTRHQLQRLRRREIGWVAQRPTHSLFPQLDARGQIEQMARLRGVRVDADAALAEVELTARATARPAVLSGGEQQRLAVAAAGVGAPALLIADEPTAELDDDSAALVLRLLRSRADQGTAVVLATHDARAVAAADTVLRLRQGVLSGEHDAGQIRTTTIDGLGRLQLPEEALPLFPDGRVIVTVVDGHVELHHPEDPK from the coding sequence GTGACGACTGACCGCGAGCAGGTGCTGGAGGGCCGCGAGCTGCTCCAGCTGTACGCCGCACCGACCGGCCCCACCCAGGCGCTGCGCGGTGTCGACGTCACGGTGACCGGCGGCCGGATCAGTGCCATCACCGGGCCCTCGGGCAGCGGCAAGTCGACGCTGCTGGCCGTCCTCGCGCTGCGCGAACGACCCGCCGGCGGCGAGTTGCGGCACCGGGGCCGCCTGGTCTCCAGCCTGACCCGCCACCAGCTGCAACGGCTCCGGCGCCGCGAGATCGGCTGGGTGGCGCAACGGCCGACGCACAGCCTCTTCCCGCAGCTCGACGCCCGCGGTCAGATCGAGCAGATGGCCCGGCTGCGCGGTGTGCGCGTCGACGCCGACGCCGCCCTCGCCGAGGTGGAGCTGACGGCCCGGGCCACCGCACGCCCGGCCGTCCTGTCCGGCGGCGAGCAGCAACGCCTCGCGGTCGCCGCGGCCGGTGTCGGGGCGCCGGCCCTGCTGATCGCCGACGAGCCGACCGCCGAACTCGACGACGACTCCGCGGCGCTGGTCCTGCGATTGCTGCGCTCCCGCGCCGACCAGGGCACGGCCGTGGTCCTGGCCACCCACGACGCCCGCGCCGTCGCGGCGGCCGACACCGTGCTGCGGCTGCGCCAGGGTGTCCTGTCCGGCGAGCACGACGCCGGGCAGATCCGGACCACGACGATCGACGGTCTCGGCCGGCTCCAGCTGCCCGAGGAGGCTTTGCCGCTGTTCCCCGACGGGCGGGTCATCGTCACCGTCGTCGACGGGCACGTCGAGCTGCACCACCCGGAGGACCCGAAGTGA
- a CDS encoding MerR family transcriptional regulator: MLSIREFSEMCHLSPQALRFYHAEGLLVPAETDERTGYRRYAFEQVEQAMLITLLRDTGMSVKLVRQALDEPDRATTLLARHSDEVHCQRAAQDEAIQAARSVFEARPEPQESHVPARTVIARLVPGTPVGRDAQEWEEAERIIAETVTELLDTVEKAGATCLGRPWRTLALETPEQDRRALDGEGPFWIVKVAVTAPDEVLAALPAGFLVRNEEAGDELSIFMPGRNTMAKYCTVILRLLNAQPVDGDSFVNVARVRQELRPDGVLSSAPVERRPTGP, from the coding sequence ATGTTGTCGATCCGCGAGTTCAGCGAGATGTGCCACCTGTCGCCGCAGGCCCTGCGCTTCTACCACGCCGAGGGCCTGCTCGTGCCGGCCGAGACCGACGAACGGACGGGCTACCGCAGGTACGCGTTCGAGCAGGTGGAACAGGCCATGCTGATCACCCTGCTGCGGGACACCGGGATGAGCGTCAAACTTGTCCGGCAGGCCCTCGACGAACCCGACCGGGCGACAACGTTGCTCGCCCGGCACAGCGACGAGGTCCACTGCCAGCGTGCGGCCCAGGACGAGGCGATCCAGGCGGCGCGCAGCGTTTTCGAAGCCCGGCCGGAACCACAGGAGAGCCACGTCCCGGCCCGGACCGTGATTGCCCGGCTCGTACCCGGCACACCGGTGGGCCGTGACGCGCAGGAGTGGGAAGAGGCCGAGCGCATCATCGCGGAGACCGTCACCGAACTGCTCGACACCGTGGAGAAGGCGGGCGCCACGTGTTTGGGCCGGCCGTGGCGGACCCTGGCACTGGAGACCCCGGAACAGGACCGGCGTGCCCTCGACGGCGAGGGCCCGTTCTGGATCGTGAAGGTCGCGGTGACCGCACCGGACGAGGTGCTCGCCGCATTGCCTGCCGGCTTCCTCGTCCGGAACGAGGAAGCCGGCGACGAACTGTCCATCTTCATGCCGGGCCGTAACACCATGGCGAAGTACTGCACGGTGATCCTGCGCCTGCTCAACGCCCAGCCGGTCGACGGTGACAGCTTTGTCAACGTCGCCCGCGTACGCCAGGAGCTCCGCCCGGACGGCGTCCTGAGCAGCGCCCCCGTCGAACGGCGGCCTACCGGACCGTGA